One genomic region from Balneola sp. encodes:
- a CDS encoding DNA-binding response regulator: MINIVIIEDNKYMREGWKTILDFEPDLCVIADYESCEDAFEDTQLQKANVVLLDIQLPGILGTEGVKIIRKKHPDITVMMVTIHDDDERIFKALKNGAIGYLSKKVSPEELIDAVHVANEGGSPMSPNIARKVINSFHGDKSGIELSEAETDILKLLAEGSSYKGISKEVFLSVDGVRYHIRNIYNKLEVSNKSEAVAKALRYKLI; encoded by the coding sequence ATGATCAATATTGTAATCATAGAAGACAACAAGTATATGAGGGAAGGATGGAAAACCATTCTTGATTTCGAGCCCGACCTATGCGTGATAGCTGATTATGAAAGTTGCGAAGATGCATTTGAAGATACTCAGCTGCAGAAAGCAAATGTGGTCCTTTTGGATATACAGTTACCCGGTATTCTGGGTACAGAAGGAGTAAAGATTATTAGAAAGAAGCACCCTGATATTACCGTGATGATGGTTACCATTCACGATGATGACGAGCGAATCTTTAAAGCTCTTAAAAACGGTGCTATTGGATATCTTTCAAAGAAAGTATCCCCTGAAGAGCTAATTGATGCCGTACACGTAGCGAATGAAGGAGGCTCTCCCATGAGTCCAAATATTGCCCGTAAGGTTATTAATTCATTTCATGGTGATAAGTCAGGGATCGAGCTTTCAGAAGCAGAGACGGACATTTTAAAACTTTTAGCTGAAGGCTCTTCTTATAAAGGGATATCTAAAGAAGTGTTCCTTTCGGTAGATGGTGTAAGGTACCACATAAGAAATATCTACAATAAACTAGAGGTAAGTAACAAAAGTGAAGCTGTTGCTAAAGCTTTGCGATATAAGCTTATTTGA